One window of the Syntrophorhabdaceae bacterium genome contains the following:
- a CDS encoding HAD-IIB family hydrolase — translation MRHIIIFTDLDGTLLDSAYSFHDALPALEFIREHAVPLVICSSKTRAEIEHYRKKLDNRHPFISENGGGIFIPKGYFDPGLIAFAGSVSEDEDYHIIGLGARYSDLRRALRQLKNKGFYIRGFGDMSVEELADVTGLSPDEAKMAQRRDFDEPFLFDGDESASRELFSGIKRMGFNFTQGSFYHILGDSDKGRAVSILIGLYRKIYSAVGSIAIGDSPNDFPMLEAADVAVLVQRTDGKHAAGHNIPNIILQEGIGPVGWGRAVLKILTAGT, via the coding sequence ATGCGACATATTATTATATTTACCGACCTCGACGGTACGCTCTTGGACTCGGCGTACTCATTTCACGACGCCCTGCCTGCCCTTGAGTTCATCAGGGAGCACGCAGTTCCGCTTGTTATCTGTTCGAGCAAGACAAGGGCGGAGATTGAGCATTACAGGAAAAAATTAGACAACAGGCATCCTTTTATATCAGAAAACGGCGGAGGGATCTTTATCCCGAAGGGGTATTTTGATCCGGGATTGATAGCTTTTGCAGGCAGCGTTTCCGAAGACGAAGATTATCACATCATCGGGCTCGGCGCCCGGTACAGCGATCTGCGCAGGGCCTTGCGGCAATTGAAAAATAAAGGATTTTACATCAGGGGATTCGGGGATATGAGCGTAGAAGAACTTGCGGATGTCACCGGTCTGTCCCCGGATGAAGCCAAAATGGCGCAAAGAAGGGACTTCGATGAGCCCTTCCTGTTCGATGGTGACGAGAGCGCATCAAGGGAGCTTTTTTCCGGGATCAAACGGATGGGGTTCAATTTCACGCAGGGAAGTTTTTATCACATACTGGGAGATAGCGATAAGGGAAGGGCGGTTTCCATTCTGATCGGTCTCTATCGAAAGATTTACAGCGCCGTGGGGAGCATAGCGATCGGGGATAGTCCCAATGATTTCCCGATGCTCGAAGCGGCAGACGTTGCGGTGCTTGTCCAGCGGACCGACGGCAAACACGCCGCAGGGCACAATATCCCGAACATCATTCTCCAGGAGGGGATCGGGCCGGTGGGATGGGGAAGGGCGGTTTTGAAGATCCTCACAGCCGGAACGTAA
- a CDS encoding chloride channel protein, which produces MLFVSILKWSLLAALVGVVVGCSTAFFLKLLDLSISVTTTYKYYFLLLPFALFLSTLLVKYLAPEAEGHGTEKVIEAIHKRFGKINPAVVPVKIVATIITLAMGGSAGKEGPCAQIGAGLSSIVASFLKFDNKDRRKLVICGISSGFAAVFGTPIAGAMFGLEVLFVGGVLYDVLLPSFIAGIVGYQVTTYLGITYFHEPLRFIPVFSSFFFIKVCLSGLFFGFCSFLFIEILRFFEHLSKKIRLWPPFKALIGGAPLVLLSLIFSTKYLGLGLDTIKSVLEGGSVARGAFLLKMLFTSITLSFGGSGGIVTPIFFIGATSGNFFANIFGLESTIFSAIGMVSLLAGAANTPISASIMAIELFGGSVAPYAAVSCVISFLMTGHRSVYPSQVLAVSKSPSIKIQRFRELDDSEDISIRLRPKSIIGLVAKIVDKIKKR; this is translated from the coding sequence GTGCTGTTCGTCAGCATATTGAAATGGTCACTGCTTGCAGCGCTCGTCGGCGTTGTTGTCGGATGTTCGACAGCGTTTTTTCTAAAACTCCTTGACCTCAGCATATCGGTCACGACAACATACAAATATTATTTTCTCCTGCTGCCGTTCGCGTTATTCCTGAGCACGTTATTGGTGAAATACCTCGCACCGGAGGCAGAAGGTCACGGGACGGAAAAGGTAATAGAAGCAATTCACAAACGTTTCGGCAAAATAAACCCCGCCGTAGTCCCGGTCAAGATTGTCGCAACAATTATAACCCTTGCCATGGGAGGATCAGCGGGCAAGGAAGGTCCATGTGCGCAGATCGGGGCGGGGCTTTCGTCAATCGTTGCAAGCTTCCTAAAATTCGACAATAAAGACCGGCGAAAATTGGTTATATGCGGTATAAGCTCAGGGTTTGCTGCTGTTTTTGGCACACCGATAGCAGGCGCAATGTTCGGGCTTGAAGTATTGTTTGTAGGCGGCGTCCTCTATGATGTGCTGTTGCCGTCATTTATTGCGGGTATTGTGGGGTATCAGGTTACAACGTATTTAGGAATCACGTATTTCCATGAACCCTTGCGTTTTATACCGGTGTTCAGCAGTTTCTTTTTTATCAAGGTGTGCCTGAGCGGCCTGTTCTTCGGTTTTTGCTCATTCCTGTTCATCGAAATATTGAGGTTTTTCGAGCATCTAAGCAAAAAAATACGGTTATGGCCACCGTTTAAGGCTCTAATAGGAGGGGCTCCTCTTGTACTGTTATCGTTGATATTCTCGACAAAATATCTCGGGCTGGGGTTGGACACCATCAAGTCGGTACTGGAAGGAGGTTCTGTCGCCCGGGGCGCCTTTCTTTTAAAAATGCTTTTTACGTCAATAACTCTCAGTTTCGGCGGGAGTGGAGGCATAGTCACGCCAATCTTTTTCATCGGCGCCACCTCAGGTAATTTTTTTGCAAATATTTTCGGATTGGAGTCCACAATATTCTCTGCGATAGGCATGGTAAGCCTCCTCGCAGGTGCCGCAAACACGCCGATCTCTGCAAGCATAATGGCAATAGAACTCTTCGGGGGATCAGTTGCGCCCTATGCCGCTGTTTCATGTGTTATAAGTTTCCTGATGACCGGTCACAGAAGCGTATACCCAAGCCAGGTACTTGCTGTTTCAAAATCACCCTCAATCAAGATCCAGAGATTCAGGGAGCTTGACGACAGTGAGGATATTTCAATAAGGCTAAGACCAAAAAGTATCATAGGGCTTGTGGCAAAGATAGTAGATAAGATTAAGAAAAGATAG